Proteins encoded together in one Undibacterium sp. CCC3.4 window:
- a CDS encoding histidinol-phosphate transaminase has product MKINQYIEASGVWAAPDRNFKTLMLDLNENHFLTDFLDDFIANEMNVLSLSTYPNYGPLMDALSEYCQVPTDHLLIANGADQAIDLLIRLLFTAGDRVVVPSPVFSFYYQTLDVNGIVTKVIEFGTVNRQFFFPFEKTLAALDDADGLILCNPNNPLGTEIDTLQLQALVQRCAARDIPVIVDEAYFEYLGRSCYDAMDTVEQLIVIRSFSKYFGLAGLRLGYILASPTIIRQLQKIRGPWDVNHLAVNAALYCLRNIDQLQQYHALLQKSKHALLAICAQAGIDAYDTKSNFILIRDQSGKLLSAFRSAGILVSDCSAYPHSAGIIRQMLRLAVPPMADVARVGAVIEESRLSIHYQALHHIEALATP; this is encoded by the coding sequence ATGAAAATTAACCAGTATATCGAGGCATCGGGCGTATGGGCGGCACCGGATCGCAATTTCAAGACCCTGATGCTTGACTTGAACGAGAATCACTTTCTGACGGATTTCCTGGACGATTTCATCGCCAACGAGATGAACGTGCTGTCACTTTCCACGTATCCGAATTATGGACCGCTGATGGACGCCTTAAGCGAGTATTGTCAGGTGCCGACCGACCACCTGTTGATTGCGAACGGTGCCGACCAGGCGATCGATCTGCTGATACGTTTGCTTTTCACGGCTGGCGATCGGGTCGTGGTCCCGTCTCCCGTGTTCTCGTTCTACTACCAGACCTTGGACGTGAACGGCATCGTCACAAAAGTGATCGAATTCGGTACCGTCAATCGGCAATTTTTCTTTCCGTTTGAAAAAACGCTGGCAGCGCTTGATGACGCCGACGGCCTGATACTATGCAACCCGAACAATCCACTCGGCACCGAAATCGATACGCTGCAGTTGCAGGCGCTGGTTCAGCGCTGCGCCGCCCGCGATATTCCAGTCATCGTCGATGAAGCCTATTTTGAGTATTTGGGTCGCAGCTGTTACGATGCTATGGATACAGTGGAACAATTGATCGTCATCCGGTCTTTCTCAAAATACTTCGGCCTGGCCGGGCTGCGCCTAGGATATATTCTGGCGTCCCCCACAATCATTCGTCAACTACAAAAAATCCGCGGTCCTTGGGACGTCAACCATCTTGCAGTCAATGCCGCGCTCTATTGCCTGCGCAATATCGACCAACTCCAGCAATATCATGCACTGCTCCAGAAATCCAAACATGCCTTACTCGCCATATGCGCGCAGGCTGGGATTGATGCATACGATACCAAGAGCAATTTCATTCTGATTCGGGATCAGTCGGGAAAACTGTTGTCAGCGTTCCGTAGCGCCGGCATCCTGGTGTCCGACTGTTCGGCTTATCCGCATAGCGCTGGCATCATTCGGCAAATGCTGCGTTTGGCCGTACCCCCTATGGCCGACGTCGCGCGTGTCGGCGCGGTGATCGAGGAGAGCCGGCTCTCCATCCACTATCAAGCACTTCATCACATCGAAGCACTCGCTACACCATAG
- a CDS encoding class II aldolase/adducin family protein — protein sequence MKTKLQPLRPFAESVGDDAAIVYNILLYAQRLSARALVTNTFGNIAIRKRPKSGRNDVIYTKHRGISLEEMGEQHIVAIDLETNELLLGSIRPSIGYQMHREIFRCRPDVHATIHLHPDDVIAYFSVMHGNEMCYVSNDTALVMGNPPCILPQSLNLELDISPLAGFIQNTNCIVMPNHGITTMGRNLSEAYHRAVSFSAEISRIIKSLLVSKSTGLPVSYTAPEEIEHMYRIGEEAIYGKTI from the coding sequence ATGAAAACTAAGCTGCAGCCGTTGAGGCCGTTCGCGGAATCCGTCGGGGACGATGCTGCCATTGTGTACAATATCCTGTTGTACGCCCAGCGATTGAGTGCTCGCGCCCTGGTCACTAATACCTTCGGCAATATCGCCATCAGAAAACGTCCAAAATCTGGCCGGAATGACGTCATCTATACCAAGCACCGCGGTATTTCACTCGAGGAGATGGGCGAACAGCACATCGTCGCGATCGACCTGGAAACCAATGAGTTATTGCTGGGGTCTATCAGGCCGAGTATCGGTTACCAGATGCACCGTGAAATATTTCGCTGCAGGCCTGATGTACATGCGACGATTCACCTGCATCCAGACGACGTCATCGCCTATTTTTCAGTCATGCACGGCAACGAAATGTGCTATGTCTCGAACGATACTGCTCTGGTGATGGGCAACCCGCCTTGCATCCTGCCGCAGTCGCTCAATCTCGAGCTCGATATCAGTCCGCTCGCCGGTTTTATCCAAAACACTAATTGCATCGTCATGCCGAATCACGGCATCACCACGATGGGGCGGAATTTGTCCGAAGCCTACCACCGCGCAGTATCCTTCAGCGCCGAAATATCGCGCATCATAAAGAGCTTGCTGGTGTCGAAGTCGACCGGACTTCCGGTTTCCTACACTGCGCCCGAAGAAATCGAACACATGTATCGAATCGGCGAAGAGGCCATTTATGGGAAAACAATATGA
- a CDS encoding C-terminal binding protein, with protein sequence MHILLIDSSTVNYLDNTPLEEQLFGPDFTIVRTNRPTDEMLALAVGIVAFHSVAVDKTLLAKLDRCKAIVKATVGIDDVDVAAATRKGILCAHLQGIGADEVADHTMAFILAAQRQLFAYSEHTKKGHWSWRHPGALKSCQDTVLGLLGFGAIGRRVAERAQVFGYQIRHFDPGADMAAHAQPATLDELLRSADIVSIHMPLNQANRGFFNWELFSRCKAGMCLVNTSRGALVDGSDLERALACGRVAGAYLDVLDSEPVPSASLRANPRVVLTPHAAFYSERSLYELRFGAARALHDMLAHGWTSNLLNKELLVNEN encoded by the coding sequence ATGCATATACTTTTAATCGATTCCAGCACTGTCAATTACCTCGATAACACGCCGCTGGAGGAGCAGCTGTTCGGTCCCGATTTCACGATTGTTCGCACGAACCGGCCAACGGACGAAATGCTGGCTCTGGCGGTCGGGATCGTCGCGTTTCATTCCGTGGCCGTTGACAAGACGTTGCTGGCAAAGCTGGATCGCTGCAAGGCCATCGTCAAGGCCACGGTGGGAATCGATGATGTCGATGTCGCCGCTGCGACCCGCAAAGGTATCCTGTGTGCTCACCTGCAAGGAATCGGTGCCGATGAGGTTGCCGACCATACGATGGCTTTCATCCTGGCGGCACAAAGGCAGCTGTTCGCCTATTCGGAACACACTAAAAAGGGACACTGGTCATGGCGCCACCCGGGGGCACTGAAAAGCTGCCAGGATACCGTGCTCGGCCTTCTCGGATTCGGTGCTATCGGCCGCCGCGTCGCCGAGCGCGCACAGGTATTTGGTTACCAGATACGCCATTTTGATCCTGGCGCTGACATGGCCGCCCACGCGCAGCCCGCCACGCTCGATGAATTATTGCGTTCCGCCGACATCGTGTCGATTCATATGCCACTGAATCAGGCCAACCGTGGCTTCTTCAATTGGGAATTATTCTCCCGATGTAAAGCAGGCATGTGCCTTGTCAATACCTCGCGCGGCGCGCTCGTCGACGGCTCCGATCTGGAGCGGGCCTTGGCTTGTGGCCGTGTCGCAGGCGCCTATCTCGACGTACTCGACAGCGAGCCCGTTCCCTCGGCCAGCCTGCGGGCGAATCCGCGCGTGGTGCTGACGCCGCACGCAGCCTTTTACAGTGAGCGCTCATTATACGAGCTCAGGTTCGGCGCAGCGCGCGCCTTGCACGACATGCTAGCGCATGGATGGACTTCCAACCTGTTAAACAAGGAGCTTTTAGTCAATGAAAACTAA
- a CDS encoding ornithine cyclodeaminase family protein codes for MLLLNNSDIQRALRMTEAIAALRAMLAGTEKMVAPPRMIIDNEEHGALSLFMPALLSRGGHLGIKVSSIYPNNRRHGLPTINGVVVLLDSASGRITAMLDSAALTSIRTSAVSALAVDLLAPQQAGTLAIIGVGVQARAHLLALSIVRKFNAVKVFGRDAKQTELFVEEMSGQVAVRLTAAATLADAIADADVICMATSHTGVAPILLDEYLKPQVHINAIGGGTVSACECDPLTLRTARVYVDEIDTALRESGDIAAAMSHGYLRSEELADLRMLVNNDFGPRPANGRSYFRSVGHASQDLIVSDHIVRRARALGIGQGNTYLDCAVP; via the coding sequence ATGTTGCTATTAAATAATTCAGACATTCAGCGCGCCTTGCGCATGACGGAAGCGATTGCGGCGTTGCGCGCTATGCTGGCCGGCACCGAGAAGATGGTGGCACCACCGCGCATGATCATCGACAACGAAGAGCATGGCGCTTTGTCGCTGTTCATGCCAGCCTTGCTCAGTCGAGGTGGACACCTTGGCATCAAAGTATCGTCGATTTATCCCAATAACCGACGTCATGGCCTGCCGACAATCAACGGTGTGGTGGTACTGCTCGATAGTGCGAGCGGTCGGATCACGGCCATGCTCGACAGTGCTGCCTTGACGTCGATCCGGACCAGCGCCGTAAGCGCGCTGGCGGTCGACTTGCTGGCACCGCAACAGGCCGGCACACTAGCGATCATCGGCGTGGGTGTCCAAGCGCGTGCCCACCTGCTGGCCCTGTCTATTGTAAGGAAATTCAATGCAGTCAAGGTATTTGGTCGCGATGCCAAGCAAACCGAACTCTTTGTTGAGGAAATGTCAGGTCAGGTAGCAGTGCGTCTGACTGCGGCCGCGACGCTCGCCGACGCCATTGCGGACGCGGATGTCATCTGCATGGCCACCTCGCACACCGGCGTCGCCCCAATCCTGTTGGACGAGTACCTCAAGCCGCAGGTTCATATCAATGCCATCGGCGGCGGTACCGTCAGCGCTTGCGAGTGCGATCCTCTGACCTTGCGTACCGCGCGCGTCTATGTCGACGAGATCGACACGGCGCTGCGTGAGTCAGGCGACATCGCCGCGGCGATGTCGCACGGCTATCTGCGCAGTGAGGAACTGGCTGATCTGCGCATGCTGGTGAACAACGACTTCGGGCCGCGGCCAGCGAACGGGCGGAGTTATTTCCGCAGCGTGGGCCATGCAAGCCAGGATCTCATCGTGTCCGACCATATTGTGCGGCGCGCGCGCGCACTCGGGATTGGGCAAGGCAATACTTATTTGGATTGCGCGGTGCCATGA
- a CDS encoding fatty acid desaturase, with the protein MSQAISDLYPMLYRQSPPLIKTKQLDEIPAAMNGVIFVVIAAINLYQFLGAPLLIARNPWYALTLIPTLLISSTTGVLVHEAIHGMLHRHPAANRLMGQVMAVFVGISYDLQRIDHLKHHKWSRTVNDCDEVYLAPAKSRRKIARYYYSKLVGAFYHDFFLTCVIAWLPRALMLRVMSVLYATRVDGTDGSPLSTLIRTNKLTALRWEGMASILLLAAGTLLYWPFLWILVCLLILRALILTVLDSFAHYGTPLNDSSFAKNVRMPYFFERYCMLNFNYHGVHHVFPTTPWIHLPAHMQHFAPNFYFIQHGGLRAALKAKYTPPRCISAFPSAVGSAPTST; encoded by the coding sequence ATGAGCCAAGCAATAAGCGATTTGTACCCGATGTTGTACCGGCAATCGCCGCCGCTGATCAAAACCAAGCAGCTCGATGAGATTCCTGCAGCGATGAACGGGGTGATTTTCGTCGTCATTGCCGCGATCAATCTGTATCAGTTCCTAGGTGCTCCGCTGCTGATCGCCCGAAACCCATGGTACGCTCTGACCCTGATCCCGACACTGCTGATTTCATCGACTACCGGCGTGCTGGTGCACGAGGCCATCCATGGGATGCTGCACCGGCATCCGGCGGCGAACCGTTTAATGGGGCAGGTCATGGCGGTGTTCGTGGGTATTTCATACGATCTGCAACGAATAGACCATCTGAAGCATCATAAATGGAGTCGCACGGTGAACGATTGCGACGAAGTCTATCTCGCTCCGGCCAAGAGCCGGCGCAAAATAGCACGCTACTACTATTCCAAACTGGTCGGCGCTTTCTATCACGATTTCTTTCTGACTTGTGTGATCGCCTGGTTGCCCCGCGCCCTGATGTTGCGGGTGATGAGCGTCTTATACGCGACCAGAGTCGATGGTACCGACGGCTCACCTTTGTCGACCCTGATACGCACCAACAAGCTGACCGCCTTGCGATGGGAGGGGATGGCGTCGATACTGCTGCTTGCCGCCGGTACGCTGCTGTACTGGCCATTTCTCTGGATATTGGTCTGCCTGCTAATACTGCGCGCCCTGATCCTGACCGTGCTGGACAGCTTCGCCCACTATGGTACGCCGCTGAACGACAGCTCGTTCGCGAAAAATGTCCGCATGCCCTATTTCTTTGAGAGGTATTGCATGCTCAACTTTAATTATCACGGCGTGCACCATGTGTTTCCGACCACCCCGTGGATCCACCTGCCTGCCCATATGCAGCACTTCGCGCCCAATTTCTATTTCATCCAGCATGGCGGGCTGCGGGCTGCGCTGAAAGCGAAGTACACGCCGCCGCGCTGCATATCGGCGTTTCCTTCGGCCGTGGGCTCTGCACCGACTAGCACTTAA
- a CDS encoding SDR family oxidoreductase, which yields MKKIVVVTGGNSGIGEACAFRFALEDYHVVICARRENLNREVVQRVRAAGGSAEQFMVDLRDATAIAKLFDAITMRHSRIDSLVNCAGIEGTPFVSFEAYPDEVFDDVMAINVKAPWLCMKRVLPLMREQRSGTIVNVASLAGLRASVTGGVGYTASKHALVGVTKSAAREYAVHQVRVNAVCPAFVRTPMAQSVVGCDIDQYGPSHPINRVCEKNEVADVVYWLCSDQSSFVTGVAIPVDGGVLA from the coding sequence ATGAAGAAAATTGTTGTTGTTACTGGAGGAAATTCCGGCATTGGAGAAGCCTGCGCGTTCCGCTTCGCGCTGGAGGACTATCACGTCGTCATTTGCGCCAGACGCGAAAACCTGAATCGGGAGGTCGTCCAACGAGTGCGGGCGGCGGGAGGATCGGCTGAACAATTCATGGTTGATCTGCGCGACGCCACCGCGATCGCCAAGCTGTTTGATGCCATAACGATGCGCCACAGCCGCATCGATTCCTTGGTCAACTGCGCGGGGATCGAAGGCACGCCTTTCGTCAGCTTCGAAGCGTATCCGGACGAGGTCTTCGATGACGTCATGGCGATCAATGTCAAGGCGCCGTGGTTATGCATGAAGCGCGTACTCCCCCTGATGCGCGAGCAGCGCAGCGGTACCATCGTGAATGTGGCGTCGCTGGCGGGGCTGCGCGCCAGCGTGACGGGCGGCGTCGGCTATACGGCCAGCAAGCATGCCTTAGTTGGCGTGACCAAGTCCGCCGCTAGGGAATATGCGGTGCATCAGGTCAGGGTCAATGCCGTGTGTCCGGCGTTCGTGCGTACTCCCATGGCACAGTCAGTGGTTGGCTGCGACATCGACCAATATGGCCCAAGCCATCCGATCAACCGCGTCTGCGAGAAAAACGAGGTGGCGGACGTGGTCTACTGGCTTTGCTCGGATCAATCATCGTTTGTGACCGGGGTCGCCATCCCGGTGGACGGAGGCGTGCTCGCCTGA
- a CDS encoding MaoC family dehydratase, with product MNDMLLAHERIGEKRYREVYGLAYEEFDIGDIFEHRPGRTVTEVDNIWQSLIDMNKHPAHIDQAYAQRTEFKGLLVSSSVTLSIVSGMTVSTMSARATANLAWDEIRLPNPVLVGDTLYAESEVVAKRESASRPNEGIVTIKVIGRKQDSTVVITYLRTFLVPKKAYCMKYDIK from the coding sequence ATGAACGACATGTTACTGGCGCATGAGCGCATTGGTGAAAAACGCTATCGGGAAGTGTACGGACTAGCCTACGAGGAGTTCGACATCGGCGACATTTTCGAACATCGTCCGGGCCGCACCGTGACCGAGGTCGATAACATCTGGCAATCTCTGATCGACATGAACAAGCATCCTGCGCATATTGACCAGGCGTATGCGCAGCGAACCGAATTTAAAGGATTGCTCGTGTCGAGTTCGGTGACGCTTTCAATCGTCAGCGGGATGACGGTATCGACCATGAGCGCCCGAGCCACGGCTAACCTGGCTTGGGATGAAATTCGTTTGCCCAATCCTGTGCTAGTGGGCGACACGCTGTATGCCGAGAGTGAAGTGGTGGCAAAGCGAGAATCTGCATCGCGCCCGAACGAGGGCATCGTCACGATCAAGGTGATTGGACGAAAGCAAGATTCGACGGTGGTGATCACGTATCTGCGTACCTTTCTGGTTCCCAAGAAAGCGTATTGCATGAAGTACGATATCAAATGA
- a CDS encoding CoA ester lyase, with product MTTLTPRSFLYCSALNESQFCKSTNTDVTVIDLEDGVAKERKAEARAIVSGFYRCPVSACTALRINSIYHPEGLKDILLVNALPHKPNYVVMAMVESAAEIDIVRQNLSDSAIRLLVTVETPACMRVIYDVAAVSDGLIFGSADYAASLGVAIGGWTNILHARSQIVAAASYAGIPAFDTAYFKLGDEQGLAEECKQVMQLGFAGKTAIHPNQIDTINAAFTPTKAEIAHAEAVLATVESSGNNITKLDRMMIGPPFVKLAQKILARRRALEQKQGVL from the coding sequence ATGACGACGCTGACTCCGCGCAGCTTCCTTTATTGCTCCGCGCTCAATGAAAGCCAGTTCTGCAAATCAACCAACACCGATGTGACGGTCATCGATTTGGAAGACGGCGTGGCTAAGGAAAGGAAAGCAGAGGCACGTGCAATTGTCTCCGGCTTCTACCGGTGTCCGGTATCGGCTTGCACTGCGTTACGGATTAATTCAATTTACCATCCGGAAGGACTCAAGGATATTCTTTTAGTTAATGCCTTACCCCATAAGCCCAACTATGTTGTGATGGCGATGGTCGAAAGTGCGGCCGAAATCGATATCGTAAGGCAAAATCTTTCTGACTCGGCGATCAGACTACTCGTCACGGTCGAAACTCCCGCTTGCATGCGTGTCATTTATGACGTTGCGGCAGTGTCCGACGGCTTGATATTTGGATCGGCAGATTATGCGGCCAGTCTCGGTGTGGCTATCGGGGGCTGGACTAACATCCTGCATGCGCGTTCGCAAATTGTGGCCGCCGCCTCCTACGCGGGGATTCCCGCCTTCGATACCGCTTATTTCAAGCTCGGTGACGAGCAGGGCTTAGCTGAAGAATGCAAGCAAGTCATGCAACTTGGCTTCGCCGGAAAAACAGCGATACATCCGAATCAAATCGACACCATCAATGCCGCTTTTACGCCGACTAAGGCCGAAATCGCGCACGCCGAAGCAGTGCTCGCCACCGTCGAGAGCAGTGGCAACAATATCACCAAGCTTGATCGGATGATGATCGGTCCGCCGTTCGTCAAGCTTGCGCAAAAAATCCTGGCGCGCCGCCGCGCCCTTGAGCAAAAACAAGGAGTGCTATGA
- a CDS encoding aminotransferase class I/II-fold pyridoxal phosphate-dependent enzyme: MSDSKNAYINTERTISIGNPSWQLAQDSGLTDRSVTHVARSRMRDQNEHEFMNMCSCSYLGLEIDPRLAQRGAEYVLRTGTVNLPTSRIRIRLKELDELEDALSLHFSCAAFTATSCSAGIVASLPLLAAGVFTDGQRPFMIFDKHAHFALNQVKAVCGDETEVSTCNHNDVDFIEDMCKRHPLVAYIADGAYSMGGAAPIERLLELQEKYGLFLYFDDSHSLSAYGERGEGYIRSFMPELSARTILVYSLAKAFGANGGGIFISKRANYIKEFRRFGGPMSYSQYLNPAAIGAALASIEIHRTPELAQLQQRLKRNINHFDQLIPTQHAGTELPIRVVPMDNADMAVRVSQAVFRRGYYTSAVFFPIVARNKSGLRVMMRADMSQVDMDDFCISVNEEKLRYQGERSGLPSGLLNMVTA, translated from the coding sequence ATGAGTGATTCGAAGAACGCCTACATCAATACCGAACGCACGATTTCCATCGGCAATCCATCTTGGCAGCTTGCTCAGGATTCAGGATTGACCGACCGCAGCGTCACGCATGTTGCGCGTAGTCGTATGCGTGACCAAAACGAGCACGAGTTCATGAATATGTGCTCATGCTCCTATCTGGGGCTGGAGATCGATCCACGATTGGCGCAGCGCGGCGCCGAATATGTATTGCGAACCGGAACCGTCAATCTGCCGACCTCGCGCATCCGTATTCGCCTTAAGGAGCTCGACGAGCTCGAAGATGCTCTCTCCTTGCACTTCTCTTGTGCCGCCTTCACCGCCACCTCATGCAGCGCCGGGATTGTCGCATCCTTGCCGTTGCTGGCCGCTGGTGTGTTCACCGACGGCCAGCGCCCGTTCATGATTTTCGATAAGCATGCGCACTTTGCCCTGAATCAGGTGAAGGCGGTATGCGGTGATGAAACCGAGGTGTCGACCTGTAATCACAATGACGTCGATTTCATCGAAGACATGTGCAAACGCCATCCGTTGGTTGCCTACATTGCTGACGGAGCATATAGCATGGGCGGCGCGGCCCCGATAGAGCGATTGCTGGAGTTGCAGGAAAAATATGGCTTGTTCTTGTACTTCGATGACTCGCATTCATTGAGTGCCTACGGCGAACGCGGCGAAGGGTACATCCGCTCGTTTATGCCAGAACTGTCTGCTCGCACTATCTTGGTGTACTCACTAGCGAAGGCCTTCGGTGCCAACGGCGGCGGTATTTTCATCTCCAAGCGTGCTAATTACATCAAGGAGTTCCGTCGCTTTGGTGGGCCAATGTCCTATTCCCAGTATCTCAATCCGGCCGCCATCGGGGCAGCGCTGGCCTCGATCGAGATTCACCGGACTCCGGAGCTGGCTCAGCTGCAGCAACGCCTGAAGCGCAACATCAACCACTTCGACCAGCTTATTCCTACGCAACATGCTGGTACCGAATTGCCGATCAGAGTGGTGCCGATGGATAATGCGGACATGGCGGTGCGAGTTTCGCAAGCGGTCTTCCGCCGCGGCTACTATACCTCGGCCGTATTCTTCCCCATCGTGGCGCGCAATAAATCGGGTTTGCGCGTAATGATGCGCGCCGATATGAGCCAAGTCGATATGGATGATTTTTGTATCTCGGTCAATGAAGAAAAATTGCGCTATCAGGGCGAACGCAGCGGTCTGCCATCCGGCCTGTTGAACATGGTGACGGCATGA